In one window of Bifidobacterium sp. WK041_4_12 DNA:
- a CDS encoding ATP-binding protein translates to MLERSLKNKLVSMLKVFPIVSLTGPRQSGKSTLLRNSFPEYSYVSLEDPDMRQLAENDPRSFLKQYNSKAIFDEIQRTPELFSYIQGVVDEQDEPGQYILSGSQNFLLLKGISQSLAGRVSIQHLLPLSYAELSNTAFVPHDFDDFMFLGGYPRLVVNDIAPSDFFPSYMRTYLERDVREELGVKKIDSFTHFITACALRTGDVLNLENLANECDISVKTARDWISILHASFIIFLLQPFHDNYGKRLTKSPKMYFYDTGLACNLIGIEQKKDVLTHHKRGNLFENAAVVEIIKQYYSLGKRPQLYFWRDSNQNEIDLVIEKGGKAQFAIEIKSTATFNPRAFSTLNKLAPIMGLDRCQRIVVYGGVQSYETQQGQVLGLPDLNRLVI, encoded by the coding sequence GTGCTGGAAAGATCACTTAAGAATAAACTCGTTTCCATGCTCAAGGTCTTCCCCATTGTGTCCCTCACCGGCCCACGGCAAAGCGGAAAATCAACCTTGCTTCGCAACAGTTTTCCCGAATACAGCTACGTTTCCTTAGAAGACCCGGATATGAGGCAGCTTGCTGAAAATGACCCACGTTCATTTCTCAAGCAATACAACTCAAAAGCCATTTTTGATGAAATACAACGAACGCCTGAACTTTTTTCCTATATTCAAGGCGTGGTTGACGAACAGGATGAACCCGGTCAATATATATTGTCGGGTTCACAGAATTTCTTGCTGCTCAAAGGCATCTCACAAAGTTTGGCTGGAAGGGTATCGATACAGCATCTATTGCCTTTATCGTATGCCGAATTGTCGAATACAGCGTTTGTGCCCCACGATTTTGACGATTTCATGTTTTTGGGCGGGTATCCAAGATTGGTCGTCAACGACATTGCACCTTCTGATTTCTTTCCAAGCTATATGCGAACATACCTTGAACGTGACGTGCGCGAGGAGCTGGGCGTGAAAAAAATTGACTCATTCACTCATTTCATCACGGCATGCGCCTTAAGAACAGGAGATGTGCTCAATCTAGAGAATCTGGCCAATGAGTGCGACATCTCGGTAAAAACTGCTCGCGATTGGATTTCCATTCTTCATGCGAGTTTCATAATCTTTCTTCTGCAACCATTCCATGACAATTATGGAAAGCGTTTGACCAAATCACCGAAAATGTACTTCTATGACACAGGTTTGGCATGCAACCTGATAGGCATCGAACAGAAAAAGGATGTGCTCACTCATCACAAGCGTGGCAATCTCTTCGAAAACGCGGCGGTCGTCGAGATTATCAAACAGTACTATTCGCTGGGCAAACGACCACAACTCTATTTTTGGCGAGATAGCAATCAGAACGAAATTGACCTTGTCATCGAAAAGGGCGGCAAAGCTCAGTTTGCCATCGAAATCAAATCCACAGCAACCTTCAATCCCCGTGCATTTTCTACGCTGAACAAACTGGCGCCCATCATGGGATTGGATAGATGTCAGCGCATTGTGGTGTATGGCGGCGTCCAGTCCTACGAGACACAACAGGGTCAGGTATTGGGATTGCCTGACTTGAATAGACTGGTGATATAG
- a CDS encoding YihY/virulence factor BrkB family protein, whose translation MGTLKALIEKLTGIWQRSLPGRVVTRYGRNNGGLLAGGLAYGLLFAFFAGVWTVFSIAGLVFSHDDGVRTTLLNTVARVVPSLQSGSGKDIISAQALSSISTTFTITGLFTLLAFFWQIIGWLGSVRSAVRTMVEAGQQQTNAISSKLTDALAVMLIMVLFILSSVAAVVSGGTIRYVLNFLKVPQHAWGFSSLIDVVGFLLTVLFNFLLLMVVFWLVAGLHESKTVVRTSAFGSVILSIIQMLGTRLVGGASSNPLLAPFAAILAVLIWFNLIAQVLMYCASLLAETMGSGKNTVNTRINSSNGSANSRLTTDEHGDGHDSAHTSIQEAAKAAATTVDEAR comes from the coding sequence ATGGGGACATTGAAAGCATTGATAGAGAAGTTGACGGGAATCTGGCAACGATCCTTGCCTGGCAGAGTTGTGACGAGGTATGGCAGAAACAATGGTGGTTTGCTTGCTGGCGGTCTCGCATATGGTCTGCTCTTTGCGTTCTTCGCCGGCGTGTGGACCGTCTTCAGCATCGCAGGTCTTGTCTTTTCCCATGATGACGGCGTGAGAACGACGCTGTTGAATACGGTTGCGCGCGTCGTCCCCAGTCTTCAATCAGGTTCAGGCAAGGACATCATTTCAGCACAAGCGCTTTCTTCGATATCCACGACCTTCACCATCACGGGCTTGTTCACGCTGCTTGCCTTCTTCTGGCAGATTATAGGATGGCTTGGCTCCGTCAGATCTGCGGTCAGAACCATGGTCGAGGCTGGGCAGCAGCAGACCAATGCCATCAGTTCCAAACTGACCGATGCGCTGGCAGTGATGCTGATCATGGTGCTCTTCATTCTGTCAAGCGTTGCGGCAGTGGTCTCTGGGGGAACCATTCGCTATGTTCTCAATTTCTTGAAAGTGCCTCAGCATGCATGGGGATTTTCCAGCCTTATCGATGTCGTAGGATTCCTGCTGACCGTGCTGTTCAACTTCTTGCTGCTGATGGTGGTGTTCTGGCTGGTCGCAGGTCTGCATGAATCGAAGACGGTGGTCAGAACCAGCGCGTTCGGTTCTGTCATCCTCTCCATCATCCAGATGCTGGGTACCAGGCTCGTCGGGGGAGCATCATCCAATCCGCTGCTGGCACCCTTCGCCGCTATTCTGGCAGTACTTATCTGGTTTAACCTCATTGCGCAGGTGCTGATGTATTGCGCGTCGCTGCTGGCGGAAACCATGGGTTCAGGGAAGAACACTGTCAATACGCGCATAAATTCCTCGAATGGTTCGGCCAATTCGAGGTTGACGACGGATGAACACGGCGATGGACATGATTCGGCTCATACGTCGATCCAGGAAGCGGCGAAGGCCGCGGCGACGACTGTTGACGAAGCACGATGA
- the rpsL gene encoding 30S ribosomal protein S12, whose protein sequence is MPTIEQLVRKGRKAKPRKSKTLALKGSPLRRGVCTRVYTTTPKKPNSALRKVARVRLSSGIEVTAYIPGEGHNLQEHSIVLVRGGRVKDLPGVRYHIVRGALDTQGVKDRKQGRSLYGAKKAK, encoded by the coding sequence TTGCCAACGATTGAACAGCTCGTCCGTAAGGGACGTAAGGCCAAGCCTCGCAAGTCGAAGACCTTGGCATTGAAGGGAAGCCCACTGCGTCGCGGTGTGTGCACCCGTGTGTACACCACAACCCCAAAGAAGCCAAACTCGGCTTTGCGTAAGGTTGCTCGTGTGCGTCTGAGCTCAGGAATTGAAGTCACCGCCTACATTCCAGGCGAAGGACATAACCTTCAGGAACACTCCATCGTGCTCGTGCGCGGTGGTCGTGTGAAGGATCTTCCTGGTGTTCGTTACCACATCGTTCGTGGTGCATTGGATACGCAGGGTGTCAAGGATCGCAAGCAGGGTCGTTCCCTGTACGGAGCAAAGAAGGCGAAGTAA
- the rpsG gene encoding 30S ribosomal protein S7 — MSRKGPAKKHQLLPDPIYGSTVVAQLINKILLDGKKSIAEDIVYTALEQVKEKTDQEPVAVLKRALDNIRPSLEVRSRRVGGATYQVPVEVKPARANTLSLRWLTDFSRARREKTMSERLANEILDASNGLGASVKRREDTHKMAEANKAFAHYRW; from the coding sequence ATGTCACGCAAAGGACCAGCTAAGAAGCACCAGCTCCTGCCAGATCCGATTTACGGTTCTACAGTCGTAGCTCAGCTTATCAACAAGATTCTTCTCGATGGCAAGAAGTCCATCGCAGAAGACATCGTCTACACGGCACTTGAGCAAGTCAAGGAAAAGACGGATCAGGAACCAGTCGCCGTACTCAAGCGCGCTCTGGACAACATTCGTCCAAGCCTCGAGGTTCGTTCACGCCGAGTCGGTGGAGCCACCTACCAGGTTCCTGTGGAGGTCAAGCCTGCTCGCGCCAACACACTGTCACTTCGCTGGCTTACCGATTTCAGCCGTGCCCGCCGTGAGAAGACCATGTCCGAGCGTCTCGCCAACGAGATTCTCGATGCTTCCAACGGTCTTGGTGCTTCAGTCAAGCGCCGCGAAGATACCCACAAGATGGCAGAGGCAAACAAGGCCTTTGCTCACTATCGCTGGTAA
- the fusA gene encoding elongation factor G, whose protein sequence is MAQDVLTDLTKVRNIGIMAHIDAGKTTTTERILYYTGVNYKIGEVHDGAATMDWMAQEQERGITITSAATTCFWNRQTHDEKDKFQINIIDTPGHVDFTAEVERSLRVLDGAVTVFDGKEGVEPQSETVWRQADKYGVPRICFINKMDKLGANFYYSVDTIKDKLGAKPIVMQLPIGAENDFRGVVDLVRMVAYYWEDGADLGAHYNTIEIPDDLKDKAKQYREQLLDTVAETDETLLEKYLETGDLDEEEIRGAVRKLTVTKEAYPVFCGSAFKDKGVQPMLDAVIDYLPSPEDVPAIKGYEPGDESKEIDRKPSVDEPFSALAFKIATHPFYGKLIYVRVYSGKVSQGDNVLDATKDRKERIGKLFQMHSNKENPVDEAIAGNIYAFVGLKNVTTGDTLCDEKSPIALESMTFPDPVIEVAVEPKTKADQEKMGIALQKLSEEDPTFQVKTDEESGQTLISGMGELQLDILIDRMRREFHVDCNVGKPQVAYRETIRKAVMNQEYTHKKQTGGSGQFAKVLMNFEPLVPTEGETYQFENKVTGGHITKEFIPSVDAGVQEAMQSGILAGFPVVNVKATLTDGQIHDVDSSEMAFKIAGSMCFKQAAPKAKPVILEPIMAVEVRTPEEYMGEVMGDLNSRRGNIQSMDDATGVKVIDAKVPLSEMFGYIGDLRSKTQGRAMFTMQMDSYAEVPRAVSEEIIKAQRGE, encoded by the coding sequence ATGGCACAAGATGTGCTCACCGACCTGACGAAGGTCCGCAACATCGGCATCATGGCTCATATTGATGCCGGAAAGACAACAACTACAGAACGCATTCTGTACTACACCGGTGTGAACTACAAAATCGGTGAAGTTCATGATGGCGCTGCAACCATGGATTGGATGGCTCAGGAGCAGGAGCGAGGCATCACCATTACCTCTGCTGCAACGACATGCTTCTGGAATCGTCAGACCCATGACGAGAAAGACAAATTCCAGATCAACATCATCGACACTCCAGGACACGTTGACTTCACCGCCGAGGTGGAGCGTTCTCTGCGCGTGCTTGATGGTGCGGTTACCGTCTTCGATGGCAAGGAAGGCGTGGAGCCACAGTCTGAGACCGTGTGGCGTCAGGCCGATAAGTATGGCGTTCCTCGCATATGCTTCATCAACAAGATGGACAAGCTCGGAGCCAACTTCTATTACTCCGTGGATACCATCAAGGACAAGCTCGGAGCCAAGCCAATCGTGATGCAGCTCCCCATCGGTGCTGAAAACGATTTCCGCGGCGTTGTCGATCTCGTTCGCATGGTTGCCTACTACTGGGAAGATGGAGCCGATCTCGGTGCTCATTACAACACCATTGAGATTCCAGATGACTTGAAGGACAAGGCAAAGCAGTATCGCGAGCAGTTGCTCGATACCGTTGCCGAAACCGACGAGACGCTGCTCGAAAAGTATCTCGAAACGGGAGACCTGGACGAGGAAGAGATTCGCGGCGCTGTACGTAAGCTCACCGTGACCAAGGAAGCCTACCCCGTATTCTGCGGTTCCGCGTTCAAGGATAAGGGCGTTCAGCCGATGCTGGATGCAGTTATCGATTATCTTCCTTCACCGGAGGATGTTCCAGCAATCAAGGGTTATGAGCCGGGAGACGAGTCCAAGGAAATCGACCGCAAGCCTAGCGTCGATGAACCATTCTCAGCTCTGGCATTCAAGATTGCCACCCACCCCTTCTACGGCAAGCTCATTTATGTGCGCGTATACTCGGGCAAGGTTTCGCAGGGCGATAACGTTCTCGATGCCACCAAGGATCGCAAGGAGCGCATCGGCAAGCTGTTCCAGATGCATTCGAACAAGGAAAACCCTGTTGACGAGGCAATCGCCGGAAACATCTATGCGTTCGTCGGTCTGAAGAACGTCACCACCGGCGACACGCTCTGCGATGAAAAGTCGCCGATCGCCCTTGAATCCATGACCTTCCCAGATCCTGTCATCGAGGTTGCCGTCGAGCCAAAGACGAAGGCAGATCAGGAGAAGATGGGCATCGCTCTTCAGAAGCTCTCTGAAGAGGATCCGACATTCCAGGTCAAGACTGACGAAGAATCCGGACAGACACTCATTTCAGGTATGGGCGAGCTTCAGCTCGACATTCTGATCGACCGCATGCGCCGTGAATTCCATGTCGACTGCAACGTTGGCAAGCCTCAGGTAGCTTACCGCGAGACCATTCGCAAGGCAGTCATGAATCAGGAATACACCCATAAGAAGCAGACCGGTGGTTCAGGTCAGTTCGCAAAGGTTCTCATGAACTTCGAGCCGTTGGTACCAACCGAGGGTGAAACATACCAGTTCGAGAACAAGGTTACTGGCGGCCACATCACCAAGGAATTCATTCCTTCTGTCGATGCAGGTGTTCAGGAGGCCATGCAGTCCGGCATTCTCGCTGGGTTCCCGGTTGTGAATGTCAAGGCAACGTTGACCGATGGTCAGATCCATGATGTCGATTCTTCGGAAATGGCATTCAAGATCGCCGGTTCCATGTGCTTCAAGCAAGCTGCTCCCAAGGCAAAGCCAGTCATTCTTGAACCAATCATGGCCGTCGAGGTGCGTACGCCTGAAGAGTATATGGGCGAAGTCATGGGCGATCTCAACTCCCGTCGTGGAAACATCCAGTCAATGGATGATGCCACAGGTGTCAAGGTCATCGATGCCAAGGTTCCACTGTCGGAGATGTTCGGATACATTGGCGACCTGCGTTCAAAGACCCAGGGCCGTGCCATGTTCACCATGCAGATGGATTCATATGCAGAGGTGCCGCGCGCAGTATCCGAAGAAATCATCAAAGCCCAGCGTGGTGAGTGA
- the tuf gene encoding elongation factor Tu → MAKEKYERTKPHVNIGTIGHVDHGKTTLTAAISKVLHEEYPDLNPEYDFDQIDSAPEEKQRGITINIAHIEYQTEKRHYAHVDAPGHADYVKNMITGAAQMDGAILVVAATDGPMAQTREHVLLAKQVGVPKILVALNKCDMVDDDELIELVEEEVRDLLDENGFDRDCPVIRTSAYGALHDDAPDHEKWAQTVKDLMDAVDDYIPTPVHDLDKPFLMPIEDVFTISGRGTVVTGRVERGKLAVNTNVEIVGLRPTQSTTCTSIETFHKQMDEAEAGDNTGLLLRGINRDQVERGQVVAAPGTVTPHHKFEGEVYVLTKDEGGRHSPFFSNYRPQFYFRTTDVTGVISLPEGIEMVQPGDHATFSVELIQPIAMEEGLTFAVREGGHTVGSGRVTKVIE, encoded by the coding sequence ATGGCAAAGGAAAAGTACGAACGTACTAAGCCGCACGTTAACATCGGTACCATTGGCCACGTCGATCACGGCAAGACTACCCTGACCGCCGCCATCTCCAAGGTGCTGCACGAGGAATACCCTGATCTCAATCCTGAGTATGATTTCGACCAGATCGATTCTGCTCCAGAAGAGAAGCAGCGCGGTATCACGATCAACATCGCGCATATCGAATATCAGACTGAAAAGCGCCACTACGCACACGTTGATGCTCCAGGCCACGCTGATTATGTCAAGAACATGATCACCGGTGCAGCTCAGATGGATGGTGCAATCCTCGTGGTTGCCGCCACTGATGGTCCTATGGCTCAGACTCGTGAGCACGTTCTGCTTGCCAAGCAGGTTGGCGTTCCGAAGATTCTTGTTGCGCTGAACAAGTGCGACATGGTTGACGATGACGAGCTCATCGAGCTCGTTGAAGAAGAAGTCCGCGATCTTCTTGACGAGAACGGTTTCGACCGCGATTGCCCAGTGATCCGTACTTCCGCTTACGGTGCACTGCATGACGATGCTCCTGACCACGAGAAGTGGGCACAGACCGTCAAGGATCTCATGGACGCAGTCGATGACTACATCCCAACGCCAGTTCACGATCTTGACAAGCCATTCCTGATGCCAATCGAGGATGTCTTCACCATCTCCGGTCGTGGAACCGTCGTTACCGGTCGTGTTGAGCGCGGCAAGCTTGCCGTCAACACCAACGTTGAGATTGTTGGTCTTCGTCCAACCCAGTCCACAACCTGCACGTCAATCGAGACATTCCACAAGCAGATGGACGAGGCAGAGGCTGGCGACAACACCGGTCTGCTGCTCCGTGGCATCAACCGCGATCAGGTCGAGCGTGGCCAGGTCGTTGCTGCTCCAGGAACCGTTACACCTCACCACAAGTTCGAAGGCGAAGTCTACGTTCTGACCAAGGATGAAGGTGGCCGTCATTCGCCATTCTTCTCCAACTACCGTCCTCAGTTCTACTTCCGTACCACTGATGTGACCGGCGTTATTTCCCTGCCAGAAGGCATCGAAATGGTTCAGCCTGGCGATCACGCAACCTTCTCGGTTGAGCTGATCCAGCCAATCGCCATGGAAGAGGGTCTGACCTTCGCAGTTCGTGAAGGTGGCCACACCGTCGGCTCAGGCCGTGTCACCAAGGTCATTGAGTAA
- the efp gene encoding elongation factor P — translation MAQTTNDIKNGSVLNLDGKLWTVTKFQHVKPGKGPAFVRTTIKDVLSGKIVDKTFNAGMKMEFETVDNRTMQYSYRDADSFVFMDMTNYEQINIPESLIGDHERFLLEGTDCIISFHDGNPLSVELPASVILKVEHTEPGLQGNRSNAGTKPATVETGAEIQVPLFINEGEKVKVDTRDGSYLGRENS, via the coding sequence GTGGCACAAACTACAAACGACATCAAGAATGGTTCGGTTCTGAATTTGGACGGCAAGCTGTGGACCGTCACGAAGTTCCAGCATGTGAAGCCAGGCAAGGGTCCTGCTTTCGTGCGAACCACGATCAAGGATGTTCTTTCAGGAAAGATTGTCGACAAGACATTCAATGCCGGTATGAAGATGGAATTTGAAACGGTCGATAACCGTACCATGCAGTATTCATATCGCGATGCGGATTCCTTCGTATTCATGGATATGACCAATTATGAGCAGATAAACATTCCTGAGTCCTTGATTGGCGATCACGAGCGTTTCCTCCTTGAAGGTACCGATTGCATCATCAGTTTCCATGATGGCAACCCACTGTCCGTTGAGCTCCCTGCATCGGTCATTCTCAAGGTCGAACATACTGAACCGGGTCTGCAGGGCAACCGCTCCAATGCAGGCACCAAGCCGGCAACGGTAGAGACTGGCGCTGAGATTCAGGTTCCACTGTTCATCAACGAAGGCGAAAAAGTCAAGGTTGATACGCGCGATGGTTCATATCTCGGTCGTGAAAATTCCTGA
- the nusB gene encoding transcription antitermination factor NusB: protein MARSTARKRALNTLYEADEKGQEILSLLAERLLRPGAQTPLPDYAIDLVRGVAEHLHTIDNALDDHSTGWKINRMAVVDRNILRIAAWEIVFNPDVPDRVAIDEALSLAKTLSDSDAPAFIHGLLSAVSTDKEQILIADSKRAESEQTDSEQTDSDSAEGVESESNHTLAQGRETEKETDIDSLPFPTLAPDVAADSATSAPLPKASAESSDDDTPCNA from the coding sequence ATGGCACGATCTACTGCCCGTAAAAGGGCTCTGAATACTCTGTATGAAGCCGATGAAAAGGGGCAGGAAATCCTGTCCCTTTTGGCTGAGCGACTACTTCGCCCCGGAGCACAAACCCCACTTCCTGACTATGCGATTGATCTGGTCAGGGGAGTGGCTGAACATCTCCATACGATTGACAATGCTCTGGACGATCATTCCACAGGATGGAAAATCAACAGGATGGCAGTCGTTGATCGCAACATTCTGAGAATCGCTGCATGGGAAATCGTCTTCAACCCCGATGTTCCCGATAGGGTTGCCATCGATGAGGCGCTTTCCCTTGCCAAGACGCTTTCGGATTCAGATGCGCCAGCTTTCATACATGGACTGCTCAGCGCAGTTTCCACCGACAAGGAACAGATCCTGATCGCTGACTCTAAACGTGCGGAATCTGAACAGACCGATTCTGAACAGACCGACTCTGATTCCGCTGAAGGCGTTGAGAGTGAGAGCAATCACACACTTGCACAGGGCCGGGAGACAGAGAAGGAGACGGACATAGATTCACTTCCTTTCCCGACATTGGCACCCGATGTTGCTGCTGACAGTGCTACAAGCGCTCCTCTTCCAAAAGCGTCAGCCGAGAGCAGCGATGATGACACGCCGTGCAATGCTTGA
- the carA gene encoding glutamine-hydrolyzing carbamoyl-phosphate synthase small subunit, with product MVNLYDSDATTVESFSPDDAILVLEDGQVYVGKPFGALGQTTAEIVFTTGMTGYQETITDPSYDRQILIQTFPHIGNTGVNGEDNESSKIWVAGYVVREPSPNVSNWRATGSLQDDLISQGIVGISGIDTRKLVRHLRSAGVMRAGIFSGDALKQGNGELASIEMLLTLVKETPQMAGAHLMDEVSTDQEEIIDPRGEFAGKKPLFKVAALDLGIKSMTPQRLSERGCEVHILPQHTTFEELQALSPDGVFFSNGPGDPATADKEVELLRKVLDRGYPFFGICLGNQLLGRALGFGTYKLKFGHRGINQPVKDVNTDKVSITSQNHGFAVDAPLDTDISSPFDNGHFGKVRVSHVGLNDDVVEGLQCLDIPAFSVQYHPEASAGPHDATYLFDNFINLMASSQGAHHAQEQEETEGKINA from the coding sequence TTGGTAAACTTGTACGATTCCGACGCCACAACAGTTGAGAGCTTTTCCCCAGATGATGCAATCCTCGTGCTCGAGGATGGACAGGTGTATGTGGGCAAGCCTTTTGGCGCACTAGGGCAGACAACTGCCGAGATTGTTTTTACAACAGGCATGACAGGGTATCAGGAGACAATCACTGATCCAAGTTATGACCGTCAAATATTGATACAAACATTTCCGCATATTGGAAACACCGGTGTCAATGGGGAAGACAACGAGTCTTCCAAAATATGGGTTGCGGGATACGTCGTCCGTGAACCAAGCCCGAATGTGAGCAACTGGCGAGCAACGGGCAGCTTGCAGGATGATCTGATCAGTCAGGGCATCGTCGGAATCAGTGGAATAGACACAAGAAAACTCGTGCGTCACCTTCGCTCTGCAGGTGTGATGCGAGCAGGAATCTTCTCGGGCGATGCCCTGAAACAGGGTAACGGTGAGCTCGCAAGCATCGAGATGCTGCTTACGCTCGTCAAGGAAACGCCGCAGATGGCAGGTGCCCACCTCATGGATGAGGTCAGCACCGATCAGGAAGAGATCATTGATCCTCGTGGAGAGTTTGCGGGCAAGAAACCACTGTTCAAGGTGGCTGCCTTGGATCTCGGGATCAAGAGCATGACACCGCAACGTCTTTCTGAACGTGGATGTGAAGTGCATATCCTTCCTCAACACACCACATTCGAGGAATTGCAAGCCTTGAGTCCCGATGGTGTCTTCTTCTCGAATGGTCCTGGCGATCCTGCCACTGCCGATAAGGAGGTCGAGCTTCTGCGCAAGGTTCTTGACAGGGGTTATCCATTCTTTGGCATCTGTCTCGGCAATCAGTTGCTGGGACGTGCGCTTGGATTCGGAACGTACAAACTCAAATTCGGTCATCGAGGCATCAATCAGCCGGTCAAGGATGTCAACACTGACAAGGTATCGATAACTTCACAGAATCACGGTTTTGCCGTTGACGCTCCACTGGACACCGATATTTCATCACCATTCGACAACGGTCATTTCGGCAAGGTGAGGGTATCTCATGTCGGCCTTAATGATGATGTGGTCGAAGGATTGCAATGCCTGGATATTCCGGCATTCTCAGTGCAGTATCATCCGGAGGCTTCAGCCGGTCCGCACGATGCAACGTACCTGTTCGATAATTTCATCAATCTGATGGCATCGTCTCAGGGTGCTCACCATGCTCAGGAACAGGAAGAGACAGAAGGGAAGATCAATGCCTAA